The window GTTCTCACTAAGATATTGGATAAAGTAGCTATTAATGGTCTTATAGCTTACCATCCATTTTGTAAAAAGATTCAGCTGACTCACCTTGGGTTTGCTGATGATcttttgattttcatgaaagGAGAGCTTAATTCCATCAAGGCTGTTCTTGACATCTTTGATATGTTCTATGAAATGTCTGGACTGAGATTAAATCCAGCTAAAACTAAGATCTTTTGTGCTGGGATGGAGGAGCAAACTATCAAACACATTTTGAACTTAAGTGGTCTCAAGAGGGGTTCTTTGCCAGTCAGATATTTGGGAGTTTCACTCATTGCGGACAGAATAATAGACAAGGATTGTAAACCACTTATTGAGAAGATTACTTGTAGGCTTCAACTTGTTAAATCCGTAATTCATTCCCAAGTGAATTTCTGGTGTTGTGCTTTTGTTTTACCTAAGAAAGTTTTGAAGAAAATGGAGCAAAAGCGTAAGGCTTTCCTTTTAAAGGAAAAGATGGAGATGCAAGGTGCAAAGGTGGTTTGGGATAAGGTCTTCCTACCAAAGGATGAAGGTGGTTTGGGTGTTAAAGACTTTTACACCTGGAATCTATCCTGTAATATGAAGTTGATATGGTTGCTTTTTCAGAAGGCTGGTTCTCTTTGGATTGCCTGGCTGAATAACTATATGGTAAAAGGAATGAGTATTTGCAGTTTGAAAATTCCAAATGGCAGTTCTCATGCATTGAGGAAACTCCTAAAGATCGTATCACTATTTTATCCCTTTCTCAAACATGAAATTGGTGATGGTCAGTCAACATTCTTCTGGTTTAATAATTGGACTGATAGGAGTCCCTTATTTGTTGAAGGTTCCTTGTATGACATTCCCTGTGATGCCAAGCTTGCTGATGCTTTGAATAATTTCGTCTTGACCAACATAGTAAGTAGTGAAGAAAGGAGGAGAGGTATTCAACAACTGATGACGTCTACGACTGTGATACCCAAGAAGCAGGATGAAATTATTTGGTGTGCAACTAGGAAAGGGAAGTTTTCCATTTCTGGGACCTGGAATGAGTTGAGGAATAAAAGTGGTAAGGTTATTTGGTACAAGTTGGTCTAGTTCAACCCTTGTATATTCAGACACTCCTTTATCAGCTGGttcattataaataataaactcAGTACAATGGACAAGTTTTGAAGTGGAATCCTACGGTAGACACTTCTTGGAAGTTCTGTGGCACTGGTACCGAATGGAGGGAGCATCTCTCTTTCTTATGCCCTTTTGTGAAGGATATGTGGAATGCAATTATGAGGAAATGTGGCATTATGAGGAGTGCTCGTGACTGGAGTTATGAACTCAATCGGGCTATTAGCAACCTGAAGGAGAAAGCAATTGATAAGATCTGCATTAAGCTTGTTTGGCGTGCCTTTCTATATTTTACATGGAGAGAGAAATATGGAGGTCTTTCAGGGTGAGGATCTTTCGAGGGAAAGGATTTGGCAAGCCATACATAGTTCTGCTCAAGCTCGTGAACTGGAAATCAAAGGATTCGAGCAGAGATTGTCAAGGACTACCAGAAGAAGCTTCTTTCTGCTTGAGGTATATTTAATTGATGTTCCATTTTATTCCTTTTTAGCTCTATAGCTCTGTAATTAAGGCTAGTTACACTatctttaattattattattattttgaattctTATTTTACCTCTTATAACAAGTGGTTTCGCTTAACCTCGCCCTAAGATATCTCTAGTTTCCACATGGTGGTTCATTTGCTAGGTGTGTTAGGGCGTTGTCCGAAGGGTTTTTTAATGAAACACTAGTTGACCTCACCAAGATTAACGCGTAGATCCTTGATCCAGGAAACTCGAAGGATCAATTGGCCGTAGGGTTTATTGCGTGCCATTGAGCTTGTGACCACAATTAGCTCAGATGATATTGCAGCTCGAGGATTTAGCCGCTTTGGCTCTCCCAAGCACACGCATGATGGTAAAAATAATTgtggaaaacaaattaaaaagagTTCGTGCGATGAAccgaaaaatgagagaaatacattttttttttgtcatctACATTACAAAAGGAAGAATGAAGGTAGTTGGGGTAACTTTCATTGTCCCAAAAATGCCCATGGTAAGAATAAAAGTTGTAATTCCAGCTACTTAAATTAGGCGAAAGCTAAAAGTACAAATTAGTAATTTAATGATTTTTAACTGAACATCATCACCACTGGACTATTATTGTCTCTCACCTAttatctttctctctctcatttaTATTCGGTGCGTATGTTAATATCCGGGAGCCCAATAGGGCCTGACTAATCCGGTTTGAGTCGGATAGGCTCACTAAGGGGCAAAACTATTACAATcaaggattttctccattcacaagacttgaaCCCGAAGCCTTACACAAGGGGAACAAGCGCTGAACCGTTTGAACCAATCCTTGTTGGTTGCGATTTGcctttattttcattaatcaactttttttattacaatagGAGGCTCGTGGCCTAGTACAAGGAAATGGAaaggaaatctaaataaaggggcacgggtAGTCCCATTGATGAGAATCAAACTCGAAATCTCTAGATTACCAGGTGAGGGTGTTAGCTACTGCACTGCACCCCCTTTCATTAAGCAACTTTGTTATCATAAAAAATGcttttgttatattttatgGAAAAACTATTCacattttgtattatttttaaaatgggTTATTTCTATTGGAAATATCAAATAATACATCAGttattaaatataatgtaGTTAAAATAATTGTTTTTGGTATATTCTACGCGTAGTTCGAGTAGAAATACAGTGTActaaaaagaaacaaagataAAGGTTATAAACCATTTTACCAGTGGGCCTAATGGAGGTGATGCTAAagcctgttttttttttttaggtgtaTACCCTGGTATCCAAAGCCTAATGGaatctgactaatccagtcgggagatcgagcattaaaggttattctccCTCCCAACAAGTGCGTTTCCCGGGATTTGAGCTTTGTGTTCTTTTCTTTACGGGGGTGAACTGCTTACCACCCAACCAACACTTGGTTGGTTGCTAAAGCCTATTTTAATATACTACCAGACTCAAATTCTCGGAAACTTTCTTTTCTCAAACGTTAGGATTCCTCCCAACAAGTGCATTCCCGGtgtgcgcactcgaatttcgtctcgtcggggcacgcatgtgcgcgcctatgcaacgcggcttgggagtgtccaccttcccggggacgcgcgacggatgcACGTGacaaggagtcgccacttgccattttacgacccgaaggtcgagggccggcaagttacccaggtctaggggtacggggtacacctaaaatgttaaggcaatggtctatacggaaccgaaaattccgaattcggggattctattacgtgtgggcctatatcccatacgtcctttcggtactctaacttgtctaaacttgccattttaatttaattacc of the Punica granatum isolate Tunisia-2019 chromosome 6, ASM765513v2, whole genome shotgun sequence genome contains:
- the LOC116212080 gene encoding uncharacterized protein LOC116212080, with product MFLFCKSLKHLKGELKTFNKENYSDISKRVKKAECKLKVVQSKLLNGEESTDLLAAEQDLYHSYTELRSAKEAFFKQEALVRWLSLGDSNTGYFHKIVKARRSSHTIKVIFTENGIKLEDLTDISNEAVGFFQRLLGTKDPSVIGVDISTLQYILNFRLTLEQAAQLSRPVTEVEIKEVLWSMDSDSASGPDGSIGDNILLAHELVKGYDRTGASPRCAIKADIMKAFDFVDWNFLRCIFEAIGIPTIFATWVFEFIMGSRFSVLVNGGLQGYFNGLKGLRQGDPLSPYLFVMTIQVLTKILDKVAINGLIAYHPFCKKIQLTHLGFADDLLIFMKGELNSIKAVLDIFDMFYEMSGLRLNPAKTKIFCAGMEEQTIKHILNLSGLKRGSLPVRYLGVSLIADRIIDKDCKPLIEKITCRLQLVKSVIHSQVNFWCCAFVLPKKVLKKMEQKRKAFLLKEKMEMQGAKVVWDKVFLPKDEGGLGVKDFYTWNLSCNMKLIWLLFQKAGSLWIAWLNNYMVKGMSICSLKIPNGSSHALRKLLKIVSLFYPFLKHEIGDGQSTFFWFNNWTDRSPLFVEGSLYDIPCDAKLADALNNFVLTNIVSSEERRRGIQQLMTSTTVIPKKQDEIIWCATRKGKFSISGTWNELRNKSGKVIWYKLV